The proteins below come from a single Corylus avellana chromosome ca3, CavTom2PMs-1.0 genomic window:
- the LOC132175691 gene encoding glycolate oxidase-like has translation MEITNVSEYEDIAKQKLPKMVYDYYASGAEDQWSLAENRNAFSRILFRPRILIDVSKIDMATTVLGFKISMPIMIAPTAMQKMAHPEGEYATARAASAAGTIMTLSSWATSSVEEVASTGPGIRFFQLYVYKDRHVVAQLVRRAERAGFKAIALTVDTPRLGRREADIKNRFTLPPFLTLKNFEGLDLGKMDKANDSGLASYVAGQIDRSLSWKDVKWLQTITQLPILVKGVLTAEDARLAVQAGAAGIIVSNHGARQLDYVPATIMALEEVVKAAQGRVPVFLDGGVRRGTDVFKALALGASGIFIGRPVVFSLAAEGEAGVRKVLQMLREEFELTMALSGCRSLKEITRHHIVTDWDLPQPPHPFPRL, from the exons ATGGAGATTACCAATGTCAGCGAGTATGAAGACATCGCAAAGCAAAAATTGCCCAAGATGGTGTATGACTACTATGCGTCAGGAGCAGAGGACCAATGGTCTCTGGCAGAAAACAGAAATGCATTCTCGAGAATTCT GTTTCGACCCCGTATTCTTATTGATGTAAGCAAGATAGACATGGCTACTACTGTTCTTGGCTTCAAAATATCAATGCCAATAATGATTGCCCCAACAGCCATGCAGAAAATGGCTCATCCTGAAG GAGAGTATGCAACAGCAAGAGCTGCATCAGCAGCTGGAACAATTATG ACTTTATCCTCATGGGCAACTTCTAGTGTTGAGGAGGTTGCTTCAACTGGACCTGGCATTCGCTTCTTCCAGCTCTAC GTCTATAAGGACAGACATGTAGTTGCTCAACTTGTGAGAAGAGCTGAAAGGGCTGGGTTCAAGGCTATTGCCCTTACAGTTGATACCCCAAGGCTTGGTCGCAGAGAAGCTGACATCAAGAACAG GTTTACTTTACCACCATTTTTAACATTGAAAAACTTTGAAGGTTTGGACCTTGGCAAGATGGACAAA GCTAATGACTCTGGACTTGCTTCATATGTTGCTGGTCAAATAGATCGCTCTCTGAGCTGGAAG GATGTGAAATGGCTTCAGACAATTACCCAACTGCCAATTCTGGTTAAGGGTGTACTCACTGCTGAGGATG CAAGGCTGGCGGTACAAGCTGGAGCTGCTGGGATTATCGTATCCAATCATGGAGCACGCCAACTTGATTATGTTCCTGCTACGATCATGGCCCTAGAAGAG GTTGTTAAAGCCGCCCAAGGACGGGTGCCTGTGTTCTTGGATGGTGGTGTACGTCGTGGAACAGATGTTTTCAAAGCATTGGCACTGGGAGCATCTGGCATATTT ATTGGACGGCCAGTGGTGTTCTCATTGGCTGCTGAAGGAGAGGCTGGTGTGAGAAAAGTACTCCAGATGCTGCGCGAGGAGTTTGAGCTAACTATGGCTTTAAGCGGTTGCCGTTCGCTCAAAGAAATCACCCGTCATCACATTGTGACTGATTGGGACCTTCCTCAGCCGCCACACCCATTTCCCAGGTTATAG